The DNA sequence GACTATGCAGAGCAGGGAACGGTGGTCGTGGAACTCGAATCCGAGGATTATCGGCTGAGGCTTGAGCAGGCGGAAGCGGCTCTGAAAACTCTTAAAGCCGAATACAATCTGCGTTTGAAGGAATTGGAATACATAGATAAGAAAACTCAGGCTTCGGTGATGGAGGCTCGGGCAGCCCTTGAGGTTGCCAGGAACAGAAAGCAGCAGGCAATGGACAGAGTGAATCGACTTCTTGACGAAAAGCGAATTGCCCAGGCCGACTTCAATCACGCCAGGAGGGATTACGAGAGATTTGAGCCTCTGTATCGGAGCAAGGCAATAGCAGAACGTGACTTTGACAGGATCAGAACGGCTTATAAGAAAGCCCGGGCAAAACTCGATGGCGTAGAAGCCGAAATATCTGCGGCACAAAAAGAGGTTAACGTGGCAACGGATGAAATCGAAAGGTCAAAGGCAAAGCTGGAAAGCGCACTTGCCGAAAGGCTTCAGGTGGATGTTCAGCGGCGAAGGCTGGAAGCTCTTAAGGCAAAGATCAAAGAAGCCGAAGCCGTCAGAGACCTCGCGGCTCTAAATCTTTCTTACTGCAAAATATATGCGCCCATATCAGGCTATATCGCCCAGAAGCGCATTCAGGTCGGCGACTGGGTACAGCCCGGACAGGCACTGTTTGCAATTGTGCCCTTAAAGGACGTTTATATCGAGGCCAACTTCAAAGAAACCCAGCTTACAAACATGCGCATAGGCCAGCCGGCCGTAATCGAGGCCGACACCTATCCCGGATATGAATTTCACGGCAGGATTGTCGGCATAAGAGCCGGTACGGGAGCGGCTTTTTCTCTGCTTCCGCCGGAAAATGCCACGGGGAACTGGATCAAAATCGTCCAGCGTGTTCCCGTAAAAATCAGGCTCGATGAACCTCCGCCTGAAGACCGCCCCCTGAGAGTGGGATTATCGCTGAAGGTCACCGTGGATACCTCGGTCAAGTCCGGTCCTTTCCTGAAAACTGCCCGTACGGGGAAACCCTTTTGAAAATTAAACCATGAGCTTCGGAAAGCAGCCCCAACAGACCAACAAGTGGATCGTAGCCTTTACGGTCATCCTGCCCACCTTTATTGAGGTAATGGATACCAGCGTTGTTAACGTTTCCCTACCTCACATTCGGGGAAGCCTCAGCGCGGGAGTTGATGAAGTAACCTGGGTTCTCACATCGTACCTGGTGTCGAACGCAATCATAATCCCGATTACGGGATGGCTTGCGGGAATCTTCGGCAGAAAAAACTACCTTATCTTCTCTCTCGCCCTCTTTACCGGAAGTTCACTTCTCTGTGGTGCTGCCCCTTCCCTTGAGATCCTTATAATAGCCCGCATACTTCAGGGGCTCGGAGGCGGGGGGCTCCAGCCTCTATCCCAGGCCATTCTTCTTGAAACCTTCCCTCCCAGAGAACACGGGATTGCCATGGCCGTTTTCGGTATGGGTGTCGTCTTCGCCCCGATTCTGGGACCTGTCGTAGGCGGCTGGATTACCGATAACTGGTCTTGGCGCTGGGTTTTCTATATCAACCTTCCCGTGGGAATCATATCGGTACTGCTGACCCTTGCTTTCATATTTGATCCCCCTTACATCCGATCGAAAAAAATCCGAATCGATTACTGGGGATTGGGCCTGCTTGCCGTGGGGTTAGGGTGCCTTCAGGTAGTTCTGGACAAGGGAGAAAGGGAAGACTGGTTCGAATCCAACTTCATCACGACACTGTCAATAATTTCGGCTCTTTGCCTTATAGTCTTCGTAATAGTTGAACTGCGTTCCAGAAACCCGGTTGTGGATTTGCGTATTCTGAAGGATCGCTCCTTTGCCTTCGGAAATATCATCATGTTCACCGGTTTCTTCTGTATGTTCGGAAGCATCGTTCTGTTGCCTCTTTATCTGCAAAACCTCATGGGTTACACGGCCTTATGGGCGGGATTGGTTCTGGGCCCCGGGGGAATAGCGAGCTTTCTTATCATGCCCGTTGCGGGCAACCTCATGAAACGGGGCGTAAAGCCCCATTATCTTCTAGCCCTTGGCCTGTTTCTGGCCGCCTACTCTTTCTGGATGATGTCACGATTTAACCTTGAAGCCGACTTCCTGTCGGTTGCCGTACCCAGAATCGTTCTCGGCTTTGGAATGGGGCTTTTCTTTGTGCCGCTGGGAGCCGCATCCTACGTGAACATTCCCAAAGAAAAAATGGGAACAGCTTCCGGTATCTTTAACCTTCTTAGAAACCTCGGAGGGAGCTTTGGCACCGCCGTGGGAACAACGGTGCTGTCCCAGAGATCACAATTCCATCAGAACTTCCTGGTAGAACACATTACTCCCTTTCACCCATCGCTTCAACATAAGCTTCAGGAGATAATGCAGCTTCTGGGTATAACTCAGCTTTCGAATGCCGATTACAAACGGGTTCTGGCCGTGGTATACCAGGAAGTACTCAGACAGGCCTCGATGATGGGCTTTAACGATACTTTCTGGCTATTCTGCATCATGACTTCTTTTCTGGTACCTCTGGCCCTGCTGATGAAAGGAGCAAAGGGAAAGAAAGTGGAGATCTCGGTTCACTGAAGAACTGCCGATCTGGCCACCCTATCGGCAACGGCAAAAAGACGGTTAAGAGTGTGAGTCAGTTCCGCCGTGTCCCTGTTTTTATTTACTTTCCCGAGGTTAATCAGTGGGCCAATCGTAATCACCACTCTGGAAAAAGGAAGGGGCAACAACATTCTGTCCCAGGTGGGAAGGGTTAGCTTTGGATAAATTCCCACGCCCACAGGAACTATGGGAACCCCGGAAATCGAAGAGATAAAAAGAACGCCCTTTTGGGCAACTCTTGCAGGACCTCTACTCCCATCGGCTATCAGTCCTCCGTAATACCCCAGGGACAGATATTGAAGCATCCTTCTGGTTGCACTGCGTCCCTGTCTACCCGAGGATCCACGGACGGTCGCATAACCCCACCTTTCGACTATAGAGCTTATCCAGTCGCCGTCCCTGCTTGAACTCACCATGACCACGGTACGACGATGACGGAAAAAGTAGAGCACCGGCAAAAGACCGCAGTGCCAGGTGGTAACGAGAACGGGTATCCCGGCATCTTCGATAACTTCGGCGATTTCTTTTCCCAAAACGGTAAAATTGCAACTCCTCAACCACAGAGAAGCAACCTTTTCCGCCATGAGGGCACCGCCGTTAAGTATTTTCTCATCACGGAAGAATTTCTTAATTGGTCTGGGGGTGGGCATTACCGGATCCCTCTTTGCTCATTCAAACACATACATAGGAAGATCGGTTCTAACGAGAGATGCAAACCTCTGCGCATCCTCCCCTTTCAAAAAAAACCAGAAGGCCTCTTCCGGAGTAAGAACCCTTATATCGAAGTCCCCTCTTAAACGCCATTCCTTTTCGTGTTTCCAGTCGCTTTGAGGCGGTTCATGCTTTTGAAAGCGATACCGTTCCGATCTGGGAAGACGCTCGTAAAGTGCGGACGGGATATAACATGCAGGCATTGCTCCTGCACGCTTCAGGACACTTTTCTTCACGGCAATGCCGCACAAGCCCAGAGTCCAGCGTAGAGATGCCGGATTCCACTTTCTGATCCTCCTGACCTCCCCGGGCGGCAAAGAGGTCCAGCTCACAACGGGCGTACCATCTCTGATCATGGCCCCGTGAGCCCTTATAAGACCTTCCTGAGCTATGCGAACGAGGATGTCAACGGAACTGTTTGATGCCAGCGGGTCCCCTTTGAGAAGCCTCCTCAGGTATTCTTCGCGACTTTCCTGAGCGGCAGGACCATAAGTGCTTCTGGTGTAATGATAGAGGTATTCACCAAAAGGAAATGACCCGTCCGGCCGGGAAATGAGATTTCCAGCCTCCACCACTTTGTCGGCCTTTAGAGTGCCGTGCTTTGAAATCACTTCAGAAACTTCCCACGAAATCAGGCTATCACCACTCAACGGGAGGGAACTTAAAGAGGGTCTCCAGACAAGGACATGCTTCTTCCTCATGAGTGCATCTCTGATGTTTTCAACCATTGTACTTCTGGGACGTAAGTGAACTACGATGATTATATCGCTGAGACCTGCTATAAGAGCGTCACGACATTTCATCATGGTCCT is a window from the Thermodesulforhabdus norvegica genome containing:
- a CDS encoding HlyD family secretion protein produces the protein MSSDMELKEGKNDRTAEAPEKRRVIAWLLLATILVASIGSFIWWYLHRHLETTDNAYVMADSATVSSRVPGRIAKIYVENDDYAEQGTVVVELESEDYRLRLEQAEAALKTLKAEYNLRLKELEYIDKKTQASVMEARAALEVARNRKQQAMDRVNRLLDEKRIAQADFNHARRDYERFEPLYRSKAIAERDFDRIRTAYKKARAKLDGVEAEISAAQKEVNVATDEIERSKAKLESALAERLQVDVQRRRLEALKAKIKEAEAVRDLAALNLSYCKIYAPISGYIAQKRIQVGDWVQPGQALFAIVPLKDVYIEANFKETQLTNMRIGQPAVIEADTYPGYEFHGRIVGIRAGTGAAFSLLPPENATGNWIKIVQRVPVKIRLDEPPPEDRPLRVGLSLKVTVDTSVKSGPFLKTARTGKPF
- a CDS encoding lysophospholipid acyltransferase family protein; translation: MPTPRPIKKFFRDEKILNGGALMAEKVASLWLRSCNFTVLGKEIAEVIEDAGIPVLVTTWHCGLLPVLYFFRHRRTVVMVSSSRDGDWISSIVERWGYATVRGSSGRQGRSATRRMLQYLSLGYYGGLIADGSRGPARVAQKGVLFISSISGVPIVPVGVGIYPKLTLPTWDRMLLPLPFSRVVITIGPLINLGKVNKNRDTAELTHTLNRLFAVADRVARSAVLQ
- a CDS encoding DHA2 family efflux MFS transporter permease subunit, producing the protein MSFGKQPQQTNKWIVAFTVILPTFIEVMDTSVVNVSLPHIRGSLSAGVDEVTWVLTSYLVSNAIIIPITGWLAGIFGRKNYLIFSLALFTGSSLLCGAAPSLEILIIARILQGLGGGGLQPLSQAILLETFPPREHGIAMAVFGMGVVFAPILGPVVGGWITDNWSWRWVFYINLPVGIISVLLTLAFIFDPPYIRSKKIRIDYWGLGLLAVGLGCLQVVLDKGEREDWFESNFITTLSIISALCLIVFVIVELRSRNPVVDLRILKDRSFAFGNIIMFTGFFCMFGSIVLLPLYLQNLMGYTALWAGLVLGPGGIASFLIMPVAGNLMKRGVKPHYLLALGLFLAAYSFWMMSRFNLEADFLSVAVPRIVLGFGMGLFFVPLGAASYVNIPKEKMGTASGIFNLLRNLGGSFGTAVGTTVLSQRSQFHQNFLVEHITPFHPSLQHKLQEIMQLLGITQLSNADYKRVLAVVYQEVLRQASMMGFNDTFWLFCIMTSFLVPLALLMKGAKGKKVEISVH